The genomic window ACCTTTTTTTATTTTTTGGTTGACTGCAATCGGATCTGTTGCTTTAAAGTTTTGTGCTTGCGCGAAAGTTAAACTTCCGATAAAAAGCAGTAAAACTGATATTTTTTTGCTGTATTTCATAAAGCTATTAATTAACTCTTCAATAATTTATCCAGTTGCTCTCTCAACTCTGGATTTGACGGACGAAGTGCATCTGCATTGATAATGTTTCCTTTTGGATCAAACAATAAAAATCTCGGAATTGCATTTACATCATAATTCTTAGCCACATCAGAACTAAAATCTTTATCAGCCATTAACTGAATTCCTTTTAATTGTTCTTTGGTAACGTAATCTTTCCATTTTTGAGCATCTTTTGGCTTATCTAACGAAAGACTTACAAAAACAATATTTTTTCCGTGATAATCTTCTTCGATTTTTTTCATGTGAGGAATCTCTGCTTTGCAAGGTCCGCACCAAGTTGCCCATAAATCGATGTACACAAATTTACCTTTAAAATCTGAGAAAGAAACTGGTTTATTATTAATGTCATTGTATGTAAAATCTAAACCTTTCTGTCCTACATTTTTATGCAATACTTTTTCATATTCTAATAAAAATGCTTTGCTTGCATCAGAAATCATGAAAGGTTTAATGCTTGGCGCAATTTTTTCGTATTCTTCAATTTTCATTCTTGAAGTGGCAACTTCTTCACGAAGGTAAACATCTTTTAAAGCTGGATCTGTAATATGCGTAATTGATTCTGTTAAATCTAGACGTTTTGGTTTCTCACCACCATTAATGGTTACGTAGAAAAAATAATTTGTCATTAAAGAAACTCCATTCGCTAATTTCAACAAATCTGGATCTGTAAATTTCTTGTCTGTCATCCATGTTTTGATTACTGCTGGACGGTCGTCTTTGTCTGGGAATGCGGTTCTTGGCATTCTGAAAAAAGTATATGTTAATTCTTCGACATCTGTTGCAACGGCTAATTTTAATAATTTATTGAAATTAGCATCTTTCGTTTTAATAGATTTTGAAAATTCATCTGCTTTGGCAAGACCTTTATCAATAAATGGGTAAAATTGCAAATACGTTATATTTTCACCCAAACGGGCAAAAGGAGCAAACTCATTGTAAATTTCGTTTGCTTTTTGCACCAAAGCATTTTGTCCAATATTCTTTCCGCTTAAAACATAATTTGTTTTATTAACTACAAGATTAATATCTAATTTAGGTTCTAAATACAAACGAATTAATTGGTTTCTACTTTTAAATTGACCGTAATCTACATAATAAAAGCCAGCAGCTGAAACTGGTGTCATAAAGCCAAATTCCCCCAGCGAATTAACTTTTGCGGTAGCAGCAACAGCTGGCTTTCCATCTTCAACATTGTAAAGTGTAATTTCTTTTGCTTTGAAATCTGGAATTGAAATTGTTCCTCTAATTACTGCATATTCTGAAAGGTTTGCAGCAAAACTCATTTGAACCATGATGAAGGTTAAAATGAAATAAAAAATGTGTTTTTTCATTGTTTCTTTGTTTTTTGGTTGATAGTTTTAAATTGAAATTCTCATGGATTGATCTCCTTGTTCGATAATAAAATCTTTGCTTTCTTTAGTTTCTTTCAGTTTTTTAATATTTTCAGGATTCAATAAATCCTTGGTCTCAAAATCATTGATTTGTGTGACTTTTGCATCAATTTTGACTTTCTTCAAATCTTCATTTTCCTGATCGATAATTCTCTTTATCAGAAGATTTTGGTTTTCGTCAAAATCTAAAATGAGTCCGCTTAAATAGAAAGAAGAAGTCTTTTTGAAATTTTTATTGGGTTCTAGATAAACCGTTTTATCCAATAAATTGATTGTAAAATTGAATCGTCTGATTAAGTCAATTCCGAGAGAACCATCGGCGAAAGCCCAATTTTTATTGGCTTCGTCATATTCTTGCAAAGCAATTGTTACGTTTGGAAAATTGTTTCCGTTTAAACCAACATTTGGAATAGCGCCACCAACAATTCCCGTTTGTTTCCCTAAACTGAAATTGACTGATTTATATTCGGTCTTTAGACTTGCTTCGAGATTATTTTTATGGTTGAAAGGCCCATAAGCAATTAAATCGTAACCTGCTCCAGTATCAAAAGTGAAACTGCCTTCGACTGTTTTTTTATCTTCAAAAGTCAGATTCATTTTTACTACCGGAAGTCCCGATTTATAATCAAAAACCAATGGCTTTGCTTTTCCCCAATACTTAAAATTTCCGAAATTGTACAAGTCAATCGTCATCGTATCAAAATTGACAGAAGTAATAAAATTGCGAAGCAGATTCGCACCAAACAATCCGTCGTAAACTCCATGTTTTGGAAAAATAACCAAACCTTGATTTTTCAGAACTTGATCGCCAATATAAATAGTGTTATCCGCAGAATAATCTACCTTCTGACTTCCGCCAACTACAGAAGCCGATTTGCTTTTGGTAACCACAACTCCAGCTTTGTATGCGCTATCTGGATTAAGCGCCATTCCGTCTGCACCAGTATCAAAAAGCATTAAAAATTCACGATCAGCTTTGTTTAGTTTTATTTTAATGGCGATTCCGTTTTCGATAATTTCAAACGGAATGCTTGCTACTTCTTTTACTTGTGCGTGTCGGTCAACTCTGTATAAAGAATCGAAAAAAGTCACGTACAGCATTTTATTTTCTGAGTTGAAAACAATTTGAGAGGGCTTTTTTTCTTTTCCATTAAAGCAAAAATCTACCAAGACAAAAGTTTCATTTTTAATCGCCACAGACTTTCCAATCTGAATTGAGTCTAAAGCAGGAAATGCTTTAAAAATACCATTCAGATAAAATTCGTTTGAAGAAGAATCTCCAACGCCAACAGTAAACTGCGGCGCTAGAAGATCTTTCATTTCATTATAATTTTTGTTCTGAAAAGCTTTTTCGAAAGTTTTAATAGATTTCTGAATGTTATTTTGAGCATGAATTGTACAGCCAAAAATCAGCATTAAAAAGAATAGTATCTTTTTCATTTCGAATTACTTTTGTGCTGCATTTGGTTTCACTACAACTTTTTCTACTCCAAAATCTTTTAATAAAATACCCGAATATTTGGCAAACTCTTCTGGCGTATAAAGTTCTTTCGAATCATTTACCAATTCTGTAAATCCTTTCAAATCGTTCTTTTTTTCGAACTCTTTTTTCTTGCGCTGTAAAATACCGAATACATGAGTTGTCACATTCCATGTTCCGTAATCTTTTGCTAATTTTTTACTGTTAAAAAGAAATGCATCATCATATTGTTTCCCTACTCTTAAACCTGTAATAATTACGAAAGAAATTTCGTCAGAAGCTGCTCCAGATTTTAAATATGTATCGATAACATCAAATGGAACATTTCTTTTTCCGTCTAGATAGGCTTGTTTGTAAAAATCAGGATACTCTTTTTCCTGAATTTCTGGGGTATACTTTTTGAAATTTCCTTTTTTAGCCGCTTCTTTTGCGTTTTGAAGCAAGGCTGTAAATTGCTCTACGTTATGAAAACCGCCTGCAATATCAATTACTTTTCCCTCTGCATTCATCAATAAAAAAGTCGGAAACCCTGTAACGCCATATTTCATGCATAGCTTTTTACCAATTTCTTCTTTCAAAATATCTGATTTGAAAGTGACAAAATCAGCATTTAAAACTGCTGCAACTTTTGGATCTGGAAATACTTCTTTATCCATTTGTGCGCATGGCATACAGCCTGTAAAATACAAATCGACAAAGATTAATTTTTTCTCTGTTTGTGCTTGCTTTTTGGCTTGTTCCCAACTTTCTTGGGTCGATTGCGCTTGTACTTTTACGGCAATAGACGGACAGGCAAGCAGCAAAACTGCGCTTGCGATTCTAATAAATCGTTTCATAAAATGTGGTTATTTAACCGAATGAATTTTGAAATTCATTCGGCTTTGATTTAACAATTTTTAATTATCTCGCTCGGTAAGCAACATCAACAATTCTGCACAAACCAGAGTAGCTATAGTCAAGTATCAAATTTCCATTTACAGGAGGAACTGTAAATAATTCTAATTTTCCTGATGAACCATTGTAGCTTCCAACAATTATTTTTTTATTGTACAACTTATTAGCTCTTGCATTGCAATCTAGATAAGTGATTTCTTCACTGCCTTTGTCGAGCATTAATTTTGCAGACTGCGTTCCGTTATCGTATTCATATAGTTTTCCTCCAACTGCATAAAACAAGTAACCAGAATCTGGACTTACAGCAAATTTTGTAGCTTTATCAAAATCTGGTGCGTTCAAGATTTCTTTATAATAAGTTTGCGCTAAAGCTTTATTGAATCGCAGTAAATGGTATTTACCTGTTGTAACATTCTTTAGAACTGCAAAATTTTCAAAAGAATTATATGCAGAAGTTGTCATAAACACTAAATCGCAGTTGGTATTGTTCCAATCCAAAACAGTTGTAGAACCAGAAACTGGAGGCATTATAGAACAATTTCCTTTAACAACATTCAAACGGGCAAAACGACGCAAATCTTTATCAAATAAAACTGGCGGACCACCGTATCCTTGGTTATCTGCTATAAAGGGTGCTGCATAAAATGGTTTCGTTTCTGTATCAAAAATATTATTAGGCAAACCATATTTAACTTGCTGCACTTTTACGTAACTATAAACATTTCCTTTGCTGTAAATAAGATTTTCCGCAGGACCGGCCGATTTCATAAAATCAACGCCAAAATTGGTATCAAAAGCACTGCCAACACTTTCGTAAGCAATATTTTGAGATTGTTCCCAAGCAAAAGAATCTGGTTCCAATCTTGCTGTACCTGTTTCTGTAGAAGTAACATAAATTCCGTAAGCATTGGAAGTTGCAAGGGCAGACCCAAAACATTCTACATCAACGGCTTTCCCACCAAGTTTTAGATCTGAACCAACAGCGTCTAAAACATCATTAATAATGCGTGTAGGACCATTTGGTATTATAGAAACCATATCTAATCTAGGTTTTCCATCAGCATCGCCTATTACAAGCCAGCCTTCATAAATTGCCGAAACTACATTTAACGTAAAATAGTCCTGTTGCTTTTTAACTCCAGTAGTTTTATCAGTAACTAAATAATCCTGTTGCCAAGTAACTCCAGTAACTTTGTCTGTAATTAGGTAATAAATCTTGTACTGTCCAGGAGACAATTTTATTGTGGCATCAAAATCTTTTGTTGTTCCTATAACGGTTCTAGTTCCTTTTAACGCAACCCATTCAAATGTATAGCGATTAGGATCAGTCCCATCATCTTTGGTAGGATTCAAATTTGGAGATACTTTAAAATTTTCTCCAGTATAAACAGTATACTCATTTTCGATACCAGTTACATTTAAGGTATTAATATCAGTATAATCGTAATTGCCTTCATCGCTTACACAGCTGTTCGCTAAGATTAATAGGAGCAACGCAGCGATTTTAATTTGTATCTTTTTAATCATTTTAATATGTTTTATATGAAATGAATTTGATAATTTATGGAAGGAACATTTCTGTGCCATCTTCTTCATAGATTGTATTTCCAGATTTCTTCTGATCTGCTAAATAACGTTTCATAAAATTTTGATAATACGTAACATCTGGAACCGTTAATCCAGGAGAACCCAATTTCTGGGCAAACATTTCTGGCTCCAAGTGCATAAGCTCACACATTAAAAAGAATTTTTTGGCGGTAAAAACCCCCAAATAAGCGGCAAACCATCCTGGAGGCTGTGTTAATTTATCATCGAAAGTTATTTTAGATCGAATAAAACTCATGGTTTTCCCTGTAATAGAATTCACCACTTTTGTCTGCATTTTTGTGGTAAACCATTCATTTTCTTCAAGATTTAAAACCAATGTATACTGATTGGTTTTCATATCTGGAGTTCTAAAAAAAGTAACATCGACTGTATCCACATGTTTTCCTGCATGAAGGTAAATTTCTTTAGGAAGAGAGAAATGAGTTCCTTCAATCGCTGTGCTTGATGGATCTACAGTAAGTTTTACTTTTCTATCTACATCGCTTAGGTTTCCTTGAACCCTAATTGGAATTTTGAAAATTCTTCCTGTAATAGCTGGTCTATCTAAACTGAAACTAAATCCTGTACTATCACGAACAGGTTCGCTGATTCCATTAGGAGCATACAAGGCATTAGAAAAATAAATATTATCAGTCTCTTGGTATGTTTCGATTTCTTCTTTCTCGCAAGATGTAAATCCTAAAAAAGAAACGAAGATTATACTTAAAATCAATATCTTATTCATATTTAATCTTTTAAATTATTGAAAGTTAATTTCAGAATCTGGTAACGGTACTACATATTGAGTGGCATTCATAGTCAAATTTCCTGATGCCGCAGCACCGTTTGGTATATTTGCAGAATTGATTCTTTTGTAATAGAAAAACAACTGTCCTTCTCCAATAAATTCTTTTCGGTATTCTTTTGTAACTTCAGTTGCTAAAACGGCTGTTGCTGCCAAATTCCCAAGACCTCTGTTAAAGCGAAGTGTATTTAAATAAGAAATTCCGTTTGCAGAAACAGTTGAAGTTTCGGCGGCTATTAAATACATTTCTGAAAGCTTAAACATCGGAATCTGCAGACGAAACACTTTAGTCTTATCAGTAACATCTTCATATTTGAAGAATGTTTTCTGAGTTTTACCTCCAACAATTGGAATTTTCCAACTTGGAAGACTTCTATAATCGTTATCATTAGATTCAAAAACGGCATTAATCCTAGTTAATAACGGAGAATATATTTTACCATCTGCCAAACTAGAATCGAACAAATCTTTTTGTTTGGTGTACAAAGTATAATCGCTTAGAGCAAAGAAATTTTCTGAAGAAAAAGTACGGTCAGGATCTGATGCATTAGTTGCATCTAAAAAAGTTGTCCACGGAAAAAGAGTATTTGACTTTGTAAAATTTATCACTTCATTTGCAATAGTCGAAGCACCTGTCTTATCTCCAGAATACAATAGGACACGAGCTTTTAAGCATTTTACTGCCAGATAATTCATCCTGTTTCCTCTGTTTACAGAATAATACGGATTACCTCCAAAAGCTCCTGAACCTACATATCTTCCAGTAGTCAAAATAGGATCGTTTGCCAAAAGAGTTAAAGCCTGATCAAGATCTGCAAGCACTTTTGTGATTACATCTTTAGCTGGCAAAATTGGGTTGTTGGTTGTGACATATCTATCATAATAAGGTATTCCCGGATCGGCAGGAGCGACTTTATAAATAGGCCCATAAAGACGCAGCATATCAAAATGAAGCATGGCACGAATCGCAATCGCTTCGCCTTTTAACATATCCGCTTTATCAGTAGAAATTACACCCGCATGCTCTTCTATGCTTTCCAAAAATTTATTGGCTGATAAAATGGTTGTAAATGCTGTTTCCCAAATACTCGTGAAAGTTGCCTTAGGTGTTTTTTCTGCATAGTTATAACTCGCCATAGTATATTTGTCATGATTTGACTGTATATTATACTGCTGTGCCAAAATCTCAACGGCATCCATAGTCAGCTGTTTGCCATAAAGATTATTAGAAGCCAATTGCAGATAAAGTCCGTTGTGCACATTCTGAACACCTGTTTCTGAACTGTACATCTGTGATTCTAAGATTTTATCCTGAGGTACCACATCTAGAAAATCACTACAGCCAACAGCTATAAGAGATACTAGAAAAAGGAATGAAATTTTATATATATACTTTTTCATACTAATTAAAATGATAAGTTTAGATTAAGTGAATAAATTCTTGAAAAAGGATAATCGATACCGCGTTCTGCTTTCATAGAAGACACTAGGAAAAACTCGTTTGCAATAGCATTAAATCCTAATCCTGTTAATCCTGCTCTTTTTAACCAAGCTCTATCAGTTACTCGATATCCTAAACGAATAGATTCTCCTGCGATATAATCGTCTTTTTGAA from Flavobacterium sp. KACC 22763 includes these protein-coding regions:
- a CDS encoding RagB/SusD family nutrient uptake outer membrane protein; translation: MKKYIYKISFLFLVSLIAVGCSDFLDVVPQDKILESQMYSSETGVQNVHNGLYLQLASNNLYGKQLTMDAVEILAQQYNIQSNHDKYTMASYNYAEKTPKATFTSIWETAFTTILSANKFLESIEEHAGVISTDKADMLKGEAIAIRAMLHFDMLRLYGPIYKVAPADPGIPYYDRYVTTNNPILPAKDVITKVLADLDQALTLLANDPILTTGRYVGSGAFGGNPYYSVNRGNRMNYLAVKCLKARVLLYSGDKTGASTIANEVINFTKSNTLFPWTTFLDATNASDPDRTFSSENFFALSDYTLYTKQKDLFDSSLADGKIYSPLLTRINAVFESNDNDYRSLPSWKIPIVGGKTQKTFFKYEDVTDKTKVFRLQIPMFKLSEMYLIAAETSTVSANGISYLNTLRFNRGLGNLAATAVLATEVTKEYRKEFIGEGQLFFYYKRINSANIPNGAAASGNLTMNATQYVVPLPDSEINFQ
- a CDS encoding PKD-like family lipoprotein codes for the protein MIKKIQIKIAALLLLILANSCVSDEGNYDYTDINTLNVTGIENEYTVYTGENFKVSPNLNPTKDDGTDPNRYTFEWVALKGTRTVIGTTKDFDATIKLSPGQYKIYYLITDKVTGVTWQQDYLVTDKTTGVKKQQDYFTLNVVSAIYEGWLVIGDADGKPRLDMVSIIPNGPTRIINDVLDAVGSDLKLGGKAVDVECFGSALATSNAYGIYVTSTETGTARLEPDSFAWEQSQNIAYESVGSAFDTNFGVDFMKSAGPAENLIYSKGNVYSYVKVQQVKYGLPNNIFDTETKPFYAAPFIADNQGYGGPPVLFDKDLRRFARLNVVKGNCSIMPPVSGSTTVLDWNNTNCDLVFMTTSAYNSFENFAVLKNVTTGKYHLLRFNKALAQTYYKEILNAPDFDKATKFAVSPDSGYLFYAVGGKLYEYDNGTQSAKLMLDKGSEEITYLDCNARANKLYNKKIIVGSYNGSSGKLELFTVPPVNGNLILDYSYSGLCRIVDVAYRAR
- a CDS encoding TlpA family protein disulfide reductase; the protein is MKKHIFYFILTFIMVQMSFAANLSEYAVIRGTISIPDFKAKEITLYNVEDGKPAVAATAKVNSLGEFGFMTPVSAAGFYYVDYGQFKSRNQLIRLYLEPKLDINLVVNKTNYVLSGKNIGQNALVQKANEIYNEFAPFARLGENITYLQFYPFIDKGLAKADEFSKSIKTKDANFNKLLKLAVATDVEELTYTFFRMPRTAFPDKDDRPAVIKTWMTDKKFTDPDLLKLANGVSLMTNYFFYVTINGGEKPKRLDLTESITHITDPALKDVYLREEVATSRMKIEEYEKIAPSIKPFMISDASKAFLLEYEKVLHKNVGQKGLDFTYNDINNKPVSFSDFKGKFVYIDLWATWCGPCKAEIPHMKKIEEDYHGKNIVFVSLSLDKPKDAQKWKDYVTKEQLKGIQLMADKDFSSDVAKNYDVNAIPRFLLFDPKGNIINADALRPSNPELREQLDKLLKS
- a CDS encoding thioredoxin family protein → MKRFIRIASAVLLLACPSIAVKVQAQSTQESWEQAKKQAQTEKKLIFVDLYFTGCMPCAQMDKEVFPDPKVAAVLNADFVTFKSDILKEEIGKKLCMKYGVTGFPTFLLMNAEGKVIDIAGGFHNVEQFTALLQNAKEAAKKGNFKKYTPEIQEKEYPDFYKQAYLDGKRNVPFDVIDTYLKSGAASDEISFVIITGLRVGKQYDDAFLFNSKKLAKDYGTWNVTTHVFGILQRKKKEFEKKNDLKGFTELVNDSKELYTPEEFAKYSGILLKDFGVEKVVVKPNAAQK
- a CDS encoding DUF4843 domain-containing protein, coding for MNKILILSIIFVSFLGFTSCEKEEIETYQETDNIYFSNALYAPNGISEPVRDSTGFSFSLDRPAITGRIFKIPIRVQGNLSDVDRKVKLTVDPSSTAIEGTHFSLPKEIYLHAGKHVDTVDVTFFRTPDMKTNQYTLVLNLEENEWFTTKMQTKVVNSITGKTMSFIRSKITFDDKLTQPPGWFAAYLGVFTAKKFFLMCELMHLEPEMFAQKLGSPGLTVPDVTYYQNFMKRYLADQKKSGNTIYEEDGTEMFLP
- a CDS encoding aspartyl protease family protein; this encodes MKKILFFLMLIFGCTIHAQNNIQKSIKTFEKAFQNKNYNEMKDLLAPQFTVGVGDSSSNEFYLNGIFKAFPALDSIQIGKSVAIKNETFVLVDFCFNGKEKKPSQIVFNSENKMLYVTFFDSLYRVDRHAQVKEVASIPFEIIENGIAIKIKLNKADREFLMLFDTGADGMALNPDSAYKAGVVVTKSKSASVVGGSQKVDYSADNTIYIGDQVLKNQGLVIFPKHGVYDGLFGANLLRNFITSVNFDTMTIDLYNFGNFKYWGKAKPLVFDYKSGLPVVKMNLTFEDKKTVEGSFTFDTGAGYDLIAYGPFNHKNNLEASLKTEYKSVNFSLGKQTGIVGGAIPNVGLNGNNFPNVTIALQEYDEANKNWAFADGSLGIDLIRRFNFTINLLDKTVYLEPNKNFKKTSSFYLSGLILDFDENQNLLIKRIIDQENEDLKKVKIDAKVTQINDFETKDLLNPENIKKLKETKESKDFIIEQGDQSMRISI